One genomic region from Conexibacter woesei DSM 14684 encodes:
- the guaA gene encoding glutamine-hydrolyzing GMP synthase codes for MPTSATATVAAGGTAAEPNVDAEQVVVLDYGGQYSQLIARRVRECGVFSELLPHHVGAAEVARRRPKGLILSGGPASVYADGAPRLEPELLQLGIPVLGICYGMQLLTTELGGEVQGAEVGEFGRSKLTVKEPGRLLAGLPLEQTCWMSHRDTVFAPPPGFTALASSTESPVAALESVERGIYGIQFHPEVVHTPYGQDIITRFLEEICGCARTWSASSVIDDQLARIREQVGGGRVICALSGGVDSSVAALLVHRAIGDQLTCVFVDHGLMRKNEGEQVITAFRDHYKVPLVAVDAEERFLNRLRGVTEPEQKRKAIGDEFIRVFEEESAKLAEGGARFLVQGTLYSDVIESGGGTGAATIKSHHNVGGLPDDLQFELVEPLRALFKDEVRAVGAELGLPERLVWRQPFPGPGLAIRVVGGEATRARLDTLRDADAILQDEIRRAGLYRELWQSFCVLPDVRTVGVQGDERTYGYVVVIRAVTSDDAMTADWARLPYDLLEQIASRMINEIREVNRVVLDITSKPPGTIEWE; via the coding sequence GTGCCGACGTCAGCGACCGCGACGGTCGCGGCGGGCGGGACGGCGGCGGAGCCCAACGTCGATGCCGAGCAGGTCGTCGTCCTCGACTACGGCGGCCAGTACTCACAGCTGATCGCGCGCCGCGTGCGCGAGTGCGGCGTCTTCTCCGAGCTGCTGCCGCACCACGTCGGCGCGGCCGAGGTCGCGCGCCGCAGACCGAAGGGGCTGATCCTCTCCGGCGGCCCCGCCTCCGTCTACGCGGACGGCGCGCCGAGACTCGAGCCCGAGCTGCTGCAGCTCGGCATCCCCGTGCTCGGCATCTGCTACGGCATGCAGCTGCTGACGACCGAGCTCGGCGGCGAGGTGCAGGGCGCCGAGGTCGGCGAGTTCGGCCGCTCCAAGCTGACGGTCAAGGAGCCAGGCCGGCTGCTCGCCGGGCTGCCGCTGGAGCAGACCTGCTGGATGTCGCATCGCGACACCGTCTTCGCGCCGCCGCCCGGCTTCACGGCGCTGGCGTCCTCGACGGAGTCGCCGGTCGCGGCGCTGGAGTCGGTCGAGCGCGGGATCTACGGGATCCAGTTCCACCCCGAGGTCGTCCACACGCCGTATGGCCAGGACATCATCACCCGCTTCCTGGAGGAGATCTGCGGCTGCGCCCGCACCTGGTCGGCCAGCTCGGTGATCGACGACCAGCTCGCGCGCATCCGCGAGCAGGTCGGCGGTGGGCGCGTCATCTGCGCGCTGTCGGGCGGCGTCGACTCCTCAGTCGCCGCGCTGCTGGTGCACCGCGCGATCGGCGACCAGCTGACGTGCGTCTTCGTCGACCACGGGCTGATGCGCAAGAACGAGGGCGAGCAGGTCATCACCGCCTTCCGCGACCACTACAAGGTCCCGCTCGTCGCAGTCGACGCCGAGGAGCGCTTCCTCAACCGCCTCAGAGGCGTCACCGAGCCCGAGCAGAAGCGCAAGGCGATCGGCGACGAGTTCATCCGCGTCTTCGAGGAGGAGTCGGCCAAGCTCGCCGAGGGCGGTGCGAGGTTCCTCGTCCAGGGCACGCTCTACTCCGACGTGATCGAGTCGGGCGGCGGCACCGGGGCAGCGACGATCAAGTCGCACCACAACGTCGGCGGTCTGCCGGACGACCTCCAGTTCGAGCTGGTCGAGCCGCTGCGCGCGCTGTTCAAGGACGAGGTCCGTGCCGTCGGCGCCGAGCTGGGGCTGCCGGAGCGGCTCGTCTGGCGCCAGCCGTTCCCGGGACCGGGTCTCGCGATCCGCGTCGTCGGCGGCGAGGCGACGAGAGCGCGGCTGGACACGCTGCGCGACGCCGACGCGATCCTCCAGGACGAGATCCGCAGAGCCGGCCTCTACCGCGAGCTGTGGCAGTCGTTCTGCGTCCTGCCGGACGTCCGCACCGTCGGCGTCCAAGGCGACGAGCGCACCTACGGCTACGTCGTCGTGATCCGCGCGGTCACCAGCGACGACGCGATGACGGCCGACTGGGCGCGTCTGCCGTACGACCTGCTGGAGCAGATCGCCTCGCGGATGATCAACGAGATCCGCGAGGTCAACCGGGTCGTGCTCGACATCACGAGCAAGCCGCCCGGCACGATCGAGTGGGAGTGA
- a CDS encoding TolB family protein: MREPRVVVALLAAGVAVCVAAGAPAAAGAAGTTERVSLGAGGAQLFDDSWGPSVSADGRWVAFVSTAANAVPGDTNVRSDAFLRDRVTGETRRISARADGTQGNEDSDSVPFGSVAFAPVFAETSISDDGRYVAFTSFATNLATAGATNVWSDVFLYDRVANTLRRLSTSVGGDDGRGDSFDAHVAPDGTHVVFASVAADLVTTNNVPRDVFLADVATGALTRVGEAPGGRRATAGSDTGDVSAGGRFVAFSSHASNLVGGDGNGREDVFVRETATGGIERVSVSASSSDANGGSERPSISADGCLVAFVSDATNLVSPPTAAGDRVFVRNRCAGTTELASVSAAGAPGDTEGYLPPAISGDGCAVAFVGPALVGGLALRDRCAGATTRADLATGGAGGNAVPGRYAFSGGTGRHLAFDSRASNLVVGDTNGDVDVFVRDREGSPPPGGGGGGREGGGGGDPAPAPSPGGGSGAGGAGTGGGAGSAPGGSRPGAARPLALRLSGVGLSRTRFAVLPRGSRVTRGRGARLMLTASEPATLSLRYARVVAGRRVGRRCVAGAGRGRRCTSMRAAGGASAVLRAGRNTIALTGRIGRARLAPATYRLTLVARTRDGRTSETVARTLTITRAAAGRPPR, encoded by the coding sequence GTGAGGGAGCCGCGCGTCGTCGTGGCGCTGCTCGCCGCGGGGGTGGCGGTCTGCGTCGCGGCGGGCGCTCCGGCCGCCGCCGGCGCCGCCGGGACGACCGAGCGCGTCAGTCTCGGCGCGGGCGGCGCGCAGCTCTTCGACGACAGCTGGGGACCGAGCGTCAGCGCGGACGGGCGCTGGGTCGCGTTCGTCAGCACGGCCGCGAATGCCGTTCCCGGCGACACGAATGTGCGCTCGGACGCCTTCCTGCGCGACCGCGTCACGGGCGAGACGCGCCGCATCTCGGCCCGTGCCGACGGCACGCAGGGGAACGAGGACTCGGACTCGGTGCCGTTCGGCTCGGTCGCGTTCGCGCCCGTCTTCGCGGAGACGTCGATCAGCGACGACGGCCGCTACGTCGCGTTCACCAGCTTCGCGACGAACCTGGCCACCGCCGGCGCGACGAACGTCTGGAGCGACGTCTTCCTCTACGACCGCGTCGCGAACACGCTCAGACGGCTCAGCACGAGCGTCGGCGGCGACGACGGCAGAGGCGACTCGTTCGACGCCCACGTCGCGCCGGATGGCACGCACGTCGTCTTTGCGAGCGTCGCGGCCGATCTCGTCACGACGAACAACGTCCCGCGGGACGTCTTCCTCGCCGACGTCGCGACGGGCGCGCTGACCCGCGTCGGCGAGGCGCCCGGGGGCAGAAGAGCGACCGCCGGCAGCGACACGGGGGACGTCAGCGCCGGCGGTCGCTTCGTCGCGTTCTCCAGTCACGCCTCCAACCTCGTCGGCGGCGACGGCAACGGCCGCGAGGACGTGTTCGTGCGCGAGACCGCGACGGGCGGGATCGAGCGCGTCAGCGTGAGCGCGAGCAGCAGCGACGCCAACGGCGGCTCCGAGCGGCCGTCGATCAGCGCCGACGGCTGCCTCGTCGCGTTCGTCTCGGACGCGACGAACCTCGTCTCGCCGCCGACCGCGGCGGGCGACCGCGTCTTCGTCCGCAACCGTTGCGCCGGCACGACGGAGCTGGCGAGCGTGTCGGCCGCAGGCGCGCCGGGCGACACCGAGGGCTACCTGCCCCCGGCGATCTCCGGCGACGGCTGCGCGGTCGCATTCGTCGGCCCCGCGCTGGTCGGCGGGCTGGCGCTGCGCGATCGCTGCGCCGGCGCGACGACGCGCGCGGACCTCGCGACGGGCGGTGCCGGCGGCAACGCCGTGCCCGGCCGGTACGCGTTCAGCGGCGGCACGGGCCGTCACCTCGCGTTCGACAGCCGCGCGTCGAACCTCGTCGTGGGGGACACGAACGGCGACGTCGACGTGTTCGTGCGCGACCGCGAGGGGAGCCCGCCGCCCGGCGGCGGAGGTGGCGGCAGAGAAGGGGGCGGAGGGGGCGATCCCGCTCCGGCGCCTTCGCCGGGCGGCGGGAGCGGAGCGGGCGGCGCGGGCACGGGCGGGGGCGCGGGCTCGGCACCGGGCGGCTCCCGGCCGGGCGCTGCGAGACCGCTCGCGCTGCGGCTCTCCGGCGTCGGCCTCTCGCGGACGCGCTTCGCGGTGCTGCCGCGCGGTTCGCGCGTGACGCGCGGGCGCGGTGCGCGCCTGATGCTGACGGCGAGCGAGCCCGCGACGCTCTCGCTCCGCTACGCGCGCGTCGTCGCTGGCCGCCGGGTCGGCCGTCGCTGCGTCGCGGGGGCCGGCCGCGGCCGGCGCTGCACGAGCATGCGCGCCGCCGGCGGCGCGAGCGCCGTCCTGCGCGCCGGCCGCAACACGATCGCGCTCACAGGACGGATCGGGCGCGCACGGCTCGCGCCGGCGACCTATCGCCTGACGCTCGTCGCACGGACACGCGACGGGCGGACCTCGGAAACCGTCGCGCGGACGCTGACGATCACGCGCGCGGCGGCGGGGAGGCCGCCGCGGTGA
- a CDS encoding M23 family metallopeptidase, with the protein MLLGMGSCGPHLHRPVAKRTLTAAVLGLAATAVLAPSAHAQAGGAASTAFAPAIASIACTSGCAGAAGDATGTVTVEQGGTVALGGRALDRASAVVFLGARGSRDDVRARARATSATSLDVKVPAKARSGHVALVTAAGVASQSHGVTVRVVKPASTTYAATLPAPVLRPIPGVDQLEAGFVTRKAGKAASAASIAYVSRAAAAVTVRVDVVRLSDGLSIFSDERSAATGQQQTVAWDGRSDAGLASDGRYDVRVSTVAGSAPRTTAAPDTGAAAAGGAAPAAGGSPPPSGSARVGGFTFVGAVFPVSGPHTYGEDGAAFGAGRGGRSHAGQDVLAKCGTPIVTARGGTVKHTGVQGAAGNYAVISDPVTGEDHGYMHLATPATVARGARVETGQQIGTVGRTGNATACLLHFELWTSPGWYSGGTVVDPLPTLKRWDRLG; encoded by the coding sequence ATGCTGCTCGGAATGGGGTCCTGCGGGCCCCACCTGCACCGCCCTGTCGCGAAGAGGACCCTCACCGCCGCCGTCCTCGGCCTCGCCGCGACCGCCGTCCTCGCACCTTCCGCGCACGCCCAGGCGGGCGGCGCCGCATCGACCGCGTTCGCCCCCGCGATCGCCAGCATCGCCTGCACGAGCGGCTGCGCCGGCGCCGCCGGCGACGCGACCGGCACCGTCACCGTCGAGCAGGGCGGGACCGTCGCGCTCGGCGGCCGCGCGCTCGACAGAGCGAGCGCCGTCGTCTTCCTCGGCGCCCGCGGCAGCCGTGACGACGTGCGCGCGCGTGCCCGCGCGACGAGCGCGACCAGCCTCGACGTGAAGGTCCCGGCGAAGGCCCGCAGCGGCCACGTCGCGCTCGTGACCGCCGCCGGCGTCGCCTCGCAGTCGCACGGCGTCACGGTCAGAGTCGTCAAGCCCGCCTCGACGACCTACGCGGCGACGCTCCCCGCGCCGGTCCTGCGGCCGATTCCCGGCGTCGACCAGCTCGAGGCCGGCTTCGTCACGCGGAAGGCCGGCAAGGCCGCCTCCGCCGCCTCGATTGCCTACGTCTCGCGCGCGGCCGCGGCCGTCACCGTCCGCGTCGACGTCGTGCGGCTCTCCGACGGCCTCTCGATCTTCAGCGACGAGCGCAGCGCCGCCACCGGCCAGCAGCAGACGGTCGCGTGGGACGGCCGCAGCGACGCCGGCCTCGCGTCCGACGGCAGGTACGACGTGCGCGTCTCGACCGTCGCCGGCTCCGCCCCGCGGACGACCGCCGCGCCCGACACCGGCGCCGCCGCCGCCGGCGGCGCGGCGCCCGCGGCCGGCGGGTCCCCGCCCCCGTCCGGCTCCGCCCGCGTCGGCGGCTTCACCTTCGTCGGCGCCGTCTTCCCCGTCAGCGGGCCGCACACCTACGGCGAGGACGGCGCGGCGTTCGGCGCCGGCCGCGGCGGCCGCTCGCACGCGGGCCAGGACGTGCTCGCGAAGTGCGGCACGCCGATCGTCACGGCGCGCGGCGGGACCGTCAAGCACACGGGCGTCCAGGGCGCGGCCGGCAACTACGCCGTGATCAGCGACCCCGTCACGGGCGAGGACCACGGCTACATGCACCTCGCGACCCCGGCGACCGTCGCCAGAGGCGCGCGCGTCGAGACCGGTCAGCAGATCGGGACCGTCGGCCGCACCGGCAACGCGACCGCCTGCCTGCTCCACTTCGAGCTGTGGACGTCGCCCGGCTGGTACTCGGGCGGGACCGTGGTCGACCCATTGCCGACGCTGAAGCGCTGGGACCGGCTCGGCTGA
- the rplM gene encoding 50S ribosomal protein L13, producing the protein MKTYVANSNDRERNWLVVDANGQTLGRLATQIADALRGKRKPTYTPHVDTGDFVVVINAEKISVSGNKRADKRYYRHTGYPGGLRSRTLEEMLERRPEEVIRIAVKGMLPRNRLARKQITKLKVYAGPDHPHAAQQPQPMEIEA; encoded by the coding sequence ATGAAGACTTACGTCGCCAACTCAAATGACCGCGAGCGCAACTGGCTCGTCGTGGACGCGAACGGGCAGACGCTCGGCCGCCTCGCGACGCAGATCGCAGACGCCCTCCGCGGCAAGCGCAAGCCCACGTACACCCCGCATGTCGATACCGGCGACTTCGTCGTCGTGATCAACGCCGAGAAGATCTCGGTGTCGGGAAACAAGCGTGCCGACAAGCGCTACTACCGCCACACCGGATACCCCGGCGGCCTCCGCTCCCGCACGCTCGAGGAGATGCTCGAGCGGCGGCCCGAGGAGGTCATCCGCATCGCGGTGAAGGGCATGCTGCCCCGCAACCGCCTCGCGCGCAAGCAGATCACGAAGCTCAAGGTCTACGCCGGGCCGGACCATCCGCATGCCGCACAGCAGCCGCAACCCATGGAGATCGAAGCCTAG
- the rpsI gene encoding 30S ribosomal protein S9, whose product MVIEGEGREEGELDENGEPIPSADGDSDEEQEAQPIADASISLASGARYTATGKRKTAVARVILKPGTGNYTINGKPLDDFFPRATLQRNIRQPLEAVGYEERMDVIAKMHGGGVSAQAGALRHGISRALLQADPNLRGELKKRGFLTRDPRVKERKKAGLKKARKRPQFSKR is encoded by the coding sequence ATCGTCATCGAGGGCGAAGGTCGCGAGGAAGGCGAGCTCGACGAGAACGGCGAGCCGATCCCCTCGGCCGACGGCGACAGCGACGAGGAGCAGGAGGCGCAGCCGATCGCGGACGCGTCGATCAGCCTCGCGTCCGGCGCGCGCTACACCGCGACGGGCAAGCGCAAGACGGCGGTCGCGCGTGTGATCCTGAAGCCGGGCACCGGCAATTACACGATCAACGGCAAGCCGCTCGACGATTTCTTCCCGCGCGCCACGCTTCAGCGCAACATCCGCCAGCCGCTCGAGGCCGTCGGGTACGAAGAGCGCATGGACGTGATCGCGAAGATGCACGGCGGCGGTGTCTCGGCTCAGGCCGGCGCGCTGCGTCACGGCATCTCCCGCGCGCTCCTTCAGGCCGACCCGAACCTTCGTGGCGAGCTGAAGAAGCGCGGCTTCCTCACGCGCGATCCGCGCGTGAAGGAGCGCAAGAAGGCCGGCCTCAAGAAGGCCCGCAAGCGTCCGCAGTTCTCGAAGCGCTAG